In Pseudomonadota bacterium, one genomic interval encodes:
- a CDS encoding sodium:solute symporter — MAALDVGIICLSGAVMLLGALASRRYMRSVADYLAAGRSAGRYLVSVSQGVARLGAISVVGLFEMNYVAGFAMTWWSFTMNVVILLAAASGWVIYRFRQTRSLTLAEFFERRYSRSFRIFCGMLAFVSGIINFGIFPAVGARFFIYFCGIPAAIPVAGFELPSLPVVMFLLVAVALLFVLWGGQVVVIVSDFVQGTLANVFFLAASLYLLLTVSWSDVSAALQQAPENESLINPFKTSHVEDFNLVYFVIGVVGFLYNSMSWQGTQAYNASATSAHEAKMGQVLSIWRIYPQDLFLLVAPVIAYTVMHGAAFEATAATVQGTLDTLPSETLQNQLRVPLVLREMLPVGLIGGFAAAMLAAFVSTHDTYLHSWGSIFVQDVIMPFRKEPLTPGQHLRYLRYAVIGVAVFIYCFSLLFQQSQYIFLFCALTGAIFVGGSGAVIIGGLYWRRGTVGAAWSAMIAGSSIATGGIIVRQLDEDFWLNGQEFWALAMGVSTLVYVGVSLASKECFDLDRLLNREPGGERVHDKGPVRWKRFGIGKEFGTVDKATYLVSYAWTFSWTLLFVVGTAYSLNHDVGDSAWAGFWKTYVYIQASVAAAVIVWFVLGGMRDISRMFRALGAASRDVRDDGFVVKGPRNGGG, encoded by the coding sequence ATGGCAGCGCTGGACGTCGGCATCATCTGCTTGTCCGGAGCGGTGATGCTCCTCGGTGCCCTTGCGAGTCGCCGCTACATGCGCAGCGTGGCTGACTACCTTGCGGCCGGTCGCAGTGCAGGCCGCTACCTCGTGAGCGTATCGCAAGGCGTGGCCAGGCTCGGCGCGATCTCGGTCGTGGGGTTGTTCGAAATGAACTACGTGGCCGGCTTCGCCATGACCTGGTGGAGCTTCACCATGAACGTGGTGATCCTGCTGGCCGCAGCGTCCGGCTGGGTCATCTACCGCTTTCGTCAAACGCGATCGCTCACGCTGGCCGAGTTTTTCGAACGCCGCTACAGCCGCTCGTTTCGCATCTTCTGCGGCATGCTCGCGTTCGTCTCTGGAATCATCAATTTTGGGATCTTTCCCGCGGTCGGAGCCAGGTTCTTCATCTACTTCTGCGGAATTCCGGCGGCGATCCCTGTCGCCGGCTTCGAGCTTCCCAGCTTGCCGGTGGTGATGTTCCTGCTGGTCGCTGTGGCCCTGCTGTTCGTGCTCTGGGGAGGTCAGGTGGTCGTCATCGTGAGCGACTTCGTTCAGGGAACGCTTGCCAACGTCTTCTTCCTCGCAGCGTCCCTGTATCTACTGCTGACCGTTTCGTGGTCCGACGTCTCCGCAGCTCTGCAGCAGGCACCCGAGAACGAGTCGTTGATCAATCCATTCAAGACCAGCCATGTCGAGGACTTTAACCTGGTGTACTTCGTGATCGGCGTGGTGGGCTTCCTCTACAACTCCATGTCATGGCAAGGGACACAAGCATACAATGCGTCCGCTACCAGTGCTCATGAGGCGAAGATGGGGCAGGTGCTCAGCATCTGGCGGATCTATCCCCAGGATCTGTTCTTGCTGGTGGCTCCGGTCATCGCGTACACGGTGATGCACGGGGCCGCCTTCGAGGCGACAGCCGCCACGGTGCAAGGCACGTTGGACACGCTGCCGTCGGAAACGCTGCAAAACCAGCTGCGGGTTCCACTGGTGCTGCGGGAGATGCTGCCAGTGGGTCTGATCGGGGGCTTTGCAGCGGCCATGCTGGCTGCGTTTGTCAGTACCCACGACACCTATCTGCACTCCTGGGGCAGTATCTTCGTGCAGGACGTCATAATGCCTTTTCGGAAGGAGCCGCTGACGCCGGGGCAACACCTTCGGTACCTGCGCTACGCCGTAATCGGTGTGGCGGTCTTCATCTATTGCTTCAGCCTGCTGTTTCAGCAGAGCCAGTACATTTTCTTGTTTTGTGCGCTCACGGGCGCCATCTTCGTGGGAGGCTCGGGGGCGGTGATCATCGGAGGGCTCTATTGGCGTCGCGGAACGGTTGGGGCGGCGTGGTCGGCCATGATCGCAGGCTCGTCGATCGCCACGGGAGGTATCATCGTTCGCCAGCTGGACGAAGACTTCTGGTTGAACGGGCAGGAATTCTGGGCCCTCGCCATGGGTGTGTCCACGCTGGTCTACGTGGGGGTCTCTTTGGCCTCGAAAGAGTGCTTCGATCTGGACCGTTTGCTGAATCGAGAGCCGGGCGGGGAGCGTGTCCACGATAAAGGGCCTGTGCGCTGGAAGCGGTTCGGCATAGGAAAGGAGTTCGGAACCGTGGACAAGGCGACCTACCTGGTCAGCTACGCTTGGACGTTCTCCTGGACGCTGCTCTTCGTGGTGGGAACAGCCTACAGCTTGAACCATGACGTGGGGGACTCGGCTTGGGCCGGTTTCTGGAAAACGTACGTGTACATTCAAGCGAGCGTAGCGGCTGCCGTGATCGTGTGGTTTGTGCTCGGAGGCATGCGGGACATTTCACGTATGTTTCGGGCGCTCGGCGCGGCGTCACGCGATGTTCGGGACGACGGCTTCGTGGTCAAAGGGCCACGGAACGGGGGCGGGTGA
- a CDS encoding glycoside hydrolase family 130 protein: protein MIPSLEGGLEDPTSVFNPGATIWEAKVALMLRVQARSRETHLVMADSRDGLEGLRFRVRAERVRFDGIQAVRERVFHVYDPRLTRIGREVFCMLALDVDRACRLGVARSHNLRDFEFLGLTSGEDVRNGVLFPERVGGRYLRLERPNRAEPGGHWQARDSMVLAASEDLVGWERIGVVARGRPHYWDELIGSGPPPVRTQHGWLHFYHGIATHFATSNIYQMGALLLDYKDPTKVVARSRHNLLEPREPYELCGQVPNVVFPTGLVADTLDDEGTVPDQARLRIYYGAADTCVASASATVAGVLAALDDPGALG, encoded by the coding sequence ATGATTCCGAGCCTGGAGGGCGGGCTCGAGGATCCAACGTCGGTTTTCAATCCGGGCGCAACGATCTGGGAGGCAAAGGTGGCACTGATGCTGCGCGTACAGGCGCGCAGCCGCGAGACTCATCTGGTAATGGCCGACAGCCGCGACGGCCTCGAAGGGCTTCGTTTCAGGGTCAGGGCCGAGCGCGTTCGGTTCGACGGCATCCAAGCCGTCAGGGAACGGGTCTTCCACGTGTACGATCCGCGTTTGACTCGGATCGGGCGAGAAGTCTTCTGCATGCTGGCGCTGGACGTGGATCGAGCCTGCAGGCTTGGAGTCGCGAGGTCACACAATCTGCGCGACTTCGAGTTCCTGGGGCTGACGAGCGGCGAGGACGTGCGCAACGGGGTGCTGTTTCCGGAGCGAGTGGGTGGTCGCTACTTGCGCCTGGAGCGACCCAACCGCGCGGAACCGGGCGGGCATTGGCAAGCGCGAGACAGCATGGTGCTGGCGGCGTCCGAGGACCTGGTCGGGTGGGAACGGATCGGGGTAGTGGCGCGCGGCCGACCGCACTATTGGGACGAGCTGATTGGCTCGGGCCCTCCGCCGGTAAGGACGCAGCACGGTTGGCTGCATTTCTATCACGGGATAGCCACCCACTTCGCCACCTCGAACATCTATCAAATGGGCGCGTTGCTCCTGGACTACAAGGATCCGACCAAGGTCGTGGCCCGCAGCAGGCACAATCTGCTGGAGCCACGGGAGCCCTACGAGCTCTGCGGGCAAGTGCCGAACGTGGTGTTCCCGACAGGGCTGGTAGCGGATACGCTGGATGACGAGGGCACGGTGCCGGATCAGGCTCGGCTGCGGATCTACTACGGTGCAGCGGACACCTGCGTCGCGAGCGCAAGCGCGACGGTTGCCGGCGTGCTGGCCGCGCTGGATGACCCCGGGGCGCTGGGATAG